The region CAACAAGAAGTTAATATGCCAtttgttttaaaattttgttgtttaACATTTAGCTTGCTTGGTACATATATGCAGCTTCAGCAGTGGTGCCTTGTGAAAGTTGCAGTCCCTCAGTGATTTCTTTACACTGCATCCAGAAGCTTTGTTCTTTTTAACCTGGTTGAAGACCACAATGGTCACCATCTTCAAACAAGAAGCCAAAAGAATAAATGCATAAGCAACTCTAATAACAGAAGTTGTAAAGGGGTTGGATAGGGTTAATACACTCAGGTTTCCCTAAGAAATTAGCTTTCTTGTCTACATTTTTTCCCATCACTTTTTTTAGGTTTCTCCCAGCAAAATCTCTCTGTTGTCCATCACATTGTTGAAGTTTCCCCAACAAAAGTCATTGTTGTCCATCATTTTGTTGAAGTTTCCCCAACAAAAATCATTGGTGTCCATCACTTTGTTGAAGTTTCCCCAACAAAAATCATTGGTGTCCATCACTTTGTTGAGGTTTTCCCCAACAAAAGTCATTGTTGTCCATCACTTTGTTCAGGTTTTCCCCAACAAAAGTCATTGTTGTCCATCACATTGTTGAAGTTTCCCCAGCAAAAGTCATTGTTGTCCATCACTTTTGTGATGTTTTCTCCAACAAAAGTCATTGTTGTCCATCACTTTGTTGAGGTTTTTCCCAACAAAAGTCATTGTTGTCCATCACATTGTTGAAGTTTCCCCAGCAAAAGTCATTGTTGTCCATCACATTGTTGAAGTTTCCCCAGCAAAAGTCACTGTTGTCCATCACATTGTAAGTTTCCCCAACAGAAGTCATTGTTGTCCATCACTTTGTTGAGGTTTTCCCCAACAAAAGTCATTGTTGTCCATCACATTGTTCAGATTTTCCCCAACAAAAGTATTGTTGTCCATCACATTATTGAGGATTTCTGTGATGGGGTTTCAAGCAACAAAGATAATTGTTGTCCATCATTTTGTTGAGGTTTCCTCCAACAAAAATGACTTTTGTCCATCACTTTGTTGAGGTTCCTCTCAACAAAAGTCACTGGATTCCATGACTTTGTTGAGGTTGCCCTCATCAAAAGGCACTGTTGTCCATCATTTTGTGGAGGTAACTATCAACTAAAGTCACTGTTGCGCATCACTTTGTTGAGGTATCTCCTGGCAAAAGTCACTGTTGTGCATCATGTTGTTGaggtttcggaaaaaaaaaacccattgttgTTCATCACTTTGTAGAAGTTCCTCCAACAAAAGTCACTGTCATCCATTATTTTGTAGAGGTTTTTCCAAACAAAAACTCACAGCTGTCCATTGCTTTGTTGAGGTTTCTCATAACAAAGTCACTGTTGTCCATCACTTTGTTAAGGTCTTCTCAAACAAAAGTCACAGTTGTCCATCACGTTGTTAAGGTCTTTTCCAACAAAAGTCACAGTTGACCATCACTTCGTTAAGGTTCACTCCAACATAAGTCACTGTTTTGTGAAGGTCTTCTCGAACAAAAGTCACAGTTGTCCGTCACTTTGTAAAggtcctccccccatgcccccccccccctcccctccgaacctccacccatcccccgccaGGAAAAGTCACAGTCCATCACTTTGTTGTTTCTCCAAAGTCATTTTTGtccatcattttgtttttgtttcattaaaaaatCACAGTTTTCCCAAAAGACACAGTTGCCTACCATTTTGAGGTTTCCTCATGAGCCATTTTTCATAATTATGTTGAggtttctacaacaacaacaacaaaacaactgttgtCCAGGTTTTCTCAACAAATTAAATTGTTGTCCATCATTTGTTGAGGGTTCCTCAACAAAAATATATTAATGTCCATCACTTTGTTGAGGTCtcctcaacaaaaaaacaaacatactttcGACTTCATTGAGGTTTCCCCCAACCAAAAGTCACTGTTGTCCTTGACCTTGTTGAGTTTCCACGAATGTCACGGTGGCCCATCGTGTCACACGAGTCAGGGCGTCTTCAGTTTCCTGCGGCAGCTGAGCAGGGGCTGGGGCCACATCATCGGAGATGACGCTGGTGCTGCTGCCCCTTCGCTCACTGGGTTGTCTGCCCCTGGTGTGGGTCACATGCTTGTGCGCTCCGCACTGATTGGAGGCAGAGACACGAGCATGCTGCTTGCAGTTGCAGCGGAGGTAAAGAAACCACTGGGACAGCATCCGGAGGAGCTCCTGTCGGAAGCGAGTGCCGCTGAGGCAGTAGAGGAAGAAGTTGATGGTGTGGTTGGTCCACATGAGGAAGTCGAAGATGGCGCTGATCAGTGAATACTGTGCGATCTGGGCAACAGAGGAAATCAGTGTTGCGATGGATTTGTTGATAGGATTTGGAAAATGCTTCTGCAAAAAGCTGATCAGTGAATACTGTGCGATCTAGGTAACAGAGGAAATCAGTGTTATGATGGATTTGTTGACAGGATTTGGAAGCTATGCTTCTGCAGACTGGTTTTTTGACTCGTTTAAAATCTTTATAATCACTTGAAGTTCAGGGTTTTACACAGGGGTACTTTTCATAGATGAAGCAAGGAGGATAGAATTGCTGAAAGGATTTGGAAGATGCTTCCATGAACTGGTTTTTTGACTCGGTTTAAAATGTTTATAATCAGTTGAAGTTCAGGATTTTATGCTGTTGTCATTTTCACACAGGAAGCAAGGGTGATAGAATTGTTGAAAGAATTTGGAAGATGTTTCCACAAACTGATTTTAAGTCAGTTTAATATAAAATCTTTATCATCAGTTGAGGTTTAGGATTTTGTGCAGAGGTGATTTGGAAAATGAAGCaaagaaaatatttcttttccacacttttttttttatctagtgagaTGATCGTGCACCtccaaagttttttttctttttctttttctttgaaaaagTAATGTTGGTGTATTTCTAGTTTAGTGTAACTTCTTTTTTCCGAGAAAGTGTGAGTGCTTGTATATATGCACATCAACCATGTTTCACACATACTGAAATCCAATGGCACATTATTGGACaaatatgttcacacacatgtgcatgcatactgcacatacacacagcacatatatattaacacaaatggatgcataccacaaacacacacatgtttacatacATTCGTGTGAGATTACTACATTTTTTCCATTGGAGATGAACACTGTTTTCTATGATATAATATTATCAGCATCCCAAAACTCACCACTGGAAAATTTATTCTCCCTTCTGGAGTGACGAGCTTGAACACTTCCCTCCGGATGCAGAACAGGACGACCTTGGGCGCTGTCATGAGCATGAAGGTGAAGGACACAACCAGCAGCATGGTGGTCAGCCGCTGGTTGAAGCGGTTGACGCGGGCTCCGTTGGTGGCAGCGTGGAGGGAGCGTTGCTGTTTGAGAGCTTGGCGGTGACGGTGGATGATGAGGATGTTgaagaggaagagcaggaagaaggggaggaaggaataGAGGGCGGCGTCGATCCATGGCCAGACCTCGTCCAGGAAGTCTGCGTGAGCATCCAGACCCAGGCACCCGCTCCTGGGGGTCTTCTCAAAGGTGAAGAAGAAGTGACAGTTCTTGGCCGTGCAGAGGAGGACGACACCAACCACAGCAAAGCATGCGTTGCGTATCGTGCATATGGCAGCTGACCTCAGAGGGAACCTTATAGCAATGTACCTGCAGGAAATACAGGAAAACGTTGTTTTGAATTTATCTTTGAAGCCATTAGTATTTCTGCATAATCTGCtgatgggttgggtttttttcatgtgcactttcCGAAGGTAGTGATGTTGTACAAGACATCATGTTTGGTAGCATGTAAGACTGACATAAGATCAACAGTTTACtgctaggaaaaaaaatcataatgaacAGTACATTTACGGCCATGTTGTGCAATCCTGAAGACTCAAGCACTGCAGTGAGGACATCCTTCAAATACTTGGACATAGACAAATAATTAGAGTCATTGAGGACCTGGCAGTCATTTTATAAGCCAAGATTACTGTGTGACCCTAATAACTGCACCATGGCAGAGAATGTCATGAGACACATTCCTCTCAGAACTAATTTGAAACcatattgtgcacacacacataaaaaggaagaaaaagagaaaaagaagcagaagaagaaggaaatccATTCACGAGGCACAAACGTGTCAGTCATAGTCCCATATGCTCTTTCAAAAATTTCAGTCCCAGTTTATACCTGGTTTATCTCTTGACTCCTAACAGTAAGTGCTCTTCACTAAAGttttgtcacttcactgagataaatTTTCAGCTCTCTGGCcagaatgtcagtcatcattctttcaGGTTATTTTTTCCTCTTCATTTTGCTTTACGTTTCTTCAGCAAAATTGATTACGCCTCCTTATACATTAACAAAAAGTTGTAAAAgcactttagaaaaaaaagccaaacagatCTTTTTCatccaaggttcagcagtcaatggATTAAGCTTGGTGACACATTAATTGATATGGCTCACCTGTCAATTGTCATGACGGTCAGGACCCAGGAAGAGAAGTCGTAGCTGAAGTAGGCCAGAAAGTTCAATAGGTGGCAGGCCCAGTCATGCTGCACAAagacgtcgtcgttgtcgttgatgACGTAGAGCAGCCTGCGCAGGCAGCTGAAGTAGAGCACGAAGAGGTCAGCGACGGCCAGCAGAGCGAAGTAGAAgcaggtggtggaggtgaggagggagcggcgtgtcatcaccatcactgtcagcaGGTTGGTCACCGTCCCCACCCCTACCTGCACCGCACACCCGTAGCGACCCAGTGCCAGGGAGTCCCGGTAGTCAGGGAACGTTTTCAGGATGATCAGGAAGATGTCATCAATGTTGATAGGTGGTCGCGTCGCCTGAGTCACGTTGTTGTTGTCGGCATCACTGCTGTTGAAGCTCCAAGTGtcgttgggtggtggtggtgttggagttgGGGGGGATGCCATGTTGTTCAAgaaaggtgtgggttttttgttgttgttgttgttgttgttgggtgttttttttccttttctttgcctGGCTCAGGGCCTGGTTCTGTTGCTGCTCATCGGGATGTCATGACTCGCAGCAAAGTTTACACGTTTTACAGCTCTTGGTTATGTTGTACTCCGTTTTGGCGCTGCGAGGACAGAAATGATGAACTCCATTATACTGTTGTATGCATTGGATTTTAACAGTGAGAATGAGTaaattttctgtttgttgttgtaagcattattgttatcatttaatCTTAACTTTGAGAATCGGTTGCAATCGAGTTCAGGCATTGTACGTACTGGTCAACCAACATATTGGAAGGAAAGAATGCAGATACATCAATTCTGTACATTTTActttggaggaagaggaggaattttgatGTCCCGTCTCACATGATAGTGATCGTcagtattttgttaaagtattagttcttacatttgaatgttattgtttgaaagggaggagaggaggtggggggtggggggggttgaatgTTTAAGCTGGAGAATCAGGGTGCACTTCAGTGTATTAAGCCAGCAGAATACATTTGTAaagtgctttaactcactcagtacggccagtcctctcttctcctctacacagacccctcggatgtccagtgggtgtctcaatgacccaacctttggcttccgtcgtcagaattgtggtattctttgtcaacattcacctcttcagtgtaagagccttccgctggtaatattttgatggtggttattggggtgaaacgctgttaacgtcgtctctttcgccgttcgtatggagagagttaaaccatcaACATTGAATCATAACGCAACAGGTCTCACCCCAGACAGTCACATTTTACATGcaaatcttcaccaccaccaccacaccccctgcccccacacacagCAAATAAATGATGTAACAGATCagtgttaatcatactgacagtGAGATGTGATTCCAGATTTAAGATTTGAAAACTGAGTTCTGATTCTGACAttgaaagatgaaagaaaaaaagttacaagTCAGAGTCTTTGGattaaaaagaaaaccacaaactTTTCATATGTGCACAAAGTTTTGTTGAGATCCAGACATACCATATACCTGAGGAAAGGGACTTTGATACAGCTGAAAGGTTTTTAAAGTGTTAATTCTCCTGTGCTCTggagtttaacttttttttctttctttgaatacCAGTGCACTGAGTGTGTAAATGAAGAAGACATTATCAGTAATCtgtgattttgaaaaaaagatttACTGGTCAGGAAATACTGGAGTATATCAGGACAGGGAGTTATTTATAACTGGATTTACAGTAGAATTTTAAGACAATACACTGaataatacatctctctctctctctgtatatatatatatatatatatatatatatatatatatatatatatataatgtataagaAAAGTTATTCTCATTTTTTTAGAACCTATCCCAGGACGCAGAAAAACACGTAAGAgtcagtaagaagaagaagaagaaagaaaaaagaataaacagatgGATGACAAAGAGAAGCTCAACTCCAGCTAAACCCACACAGACCAAGGTCAAAGAAAACCACCCACCTCACTTAAATCAACCAGTGCAGTCTGCCGCTGGAAAATCTTCCCTCAGTTTGTTACAGCTTGTTTCCCTCAGCCTGTTACAGTTCATTTCCTCAGCTTGTTGCAGTTTTGTTTCCTCAGCCTGTTACAGTTTGTTACTGTTTGTTTCCCTCAGCCCGTTACAGTCTGTTTCCTCAGCCCGTTACAGTCTGTTTCCTCAGCCCGTTACAATCTGTTTCCTCAGCTTGTTACAGTCCCACATGTGGACTGGACCGCCGACACATTTCAACTGACTGGTTGTGCCCCAGCCCCtcgccccccttgcccccctccccccctcgttccgtcatacatgcatacattcggTAGCCAGCAGCGCAGCCCAGTCTCGCATGCCATCAGCAGATGGAGCATAAAACCATAAAGGGGAAACACAAAGACTCTTCATGTGTGTGCGAAACGGGCAGGAGGGGGACTGTCTCCAAGCGGCCGTCGGTAGGTTCACAGGCTGGAGAGGATCTGATCGACAGGACAAGTGGATCGAAGTTTGACCCCTGTCGATCAGTGTCAAGTTGCAGGGTAGAGGGATTGgagtggggttgttttttcttagatttatttttatttatttatttatttattttagtttctTTACTGCTCACACAGAAGGGGGGACTTAATTTTTGAGATGGCGTATTGAACAAAGTGCTGGTGAATTTGTTTGGAAACAGTTTCTTTGAATTTTATTGACACTTCAATACCTGTCAGACCTTTTTGTGTGGATTCAAGTCTTTAGATTCATACACATGTGTggacgcacatgcgcacacacacatgcacacaaacatgcatgtttaCACAGACATTTACACATAGAGAATTTATTTTCCTCGTTTTACTCAAGCAGAAACATCAAATAGACCATGAACTTGAAAAATGAAAAGTACCACAGTGACAAACAAATGGTGCATTCAGTAATTCAAACTAAATGTTTCTATGTTCTATGATGGTCTGCACAAATGcacaagtacaaacacacacacacacacacacacacacacacacacacacacacacacacaagaaatatgaTGCAGGCATTCTGAATTTTCTGAATTGAAAAGCAAAACTGTACTATTGTTAGTCACATCAAACAATTTTTGACACTTTGATAAAAgtttcattcacatgcatgcacacacacatgcattcacacacgcacacacgtatgcatgaacacacacacacatacacacagacatacacacacccacacacccacccatccaccccctcctcctcccacacacacacacacacacagtctctgtgTCTTGCATGTACACAGTGATTCCCACAaagtgcacagaaacacacacttttGTTAATTTATAGTGATGTTGTTGACTGATAGTGATATACAACCCTGTGTGGGCCGGTATTTTGCTGTTGTGCTTCCTGTTTGACTTGTAAAGCAAAATTTacacaccacccatccccatcTTTATTTTTGTTCATATGACTGGCACAAAGAGTTCAAGTTgaatgtgcgtacacacacacacacacacacacactcactcactcactcactcactcactcactcactcactcactcactcactcacacacacacacacacacacacacacacacacacacacacacacacacacacacacacacacacacacacacacacacaaaatagtctTGTTTTTCATCCACTAACCTCCTCCCtttccatttcttttattttcacccCATGTCTAACATCACTATGGATAGACATTAAacgaaattgaacacacacacacacacacacacacacacacacacatgcacacgcacacatgcatacatgcacacatacaaacacaaacacacacagacatacagacacagacacacacagacacacacacacacacacacacacacacacacagggtcttgGTTTTATCCATTTacaccctccctttccctttcttttattttccccccatatataatatcacttaatgtggctagacattaaatgaaattaaacacgcacacacacacacacacacacacacacgcacacacgcacgcacgcacgcacgcacgcacgcacgcacgcacgcacgcacacacacacacacacacacagatgcacaaacagAACGATGTACATTTGTCACCACTGTGACCCCCCCCAGGTGTACGAGTCGGTGAGCGGTCTCCTGGTGAACTACCCGGAGCTGCAGGAGGAGTTTGCTGGCTTCTTGCAACCCGGTCAGGCCCTGCAGACCCAGTGCCACGTCCCTAACCAGCTCATCCATGACATCCGTGCCTTCATCAGGAGACTGGAGGTAACTGTGTAGTGTCTGGCCTTTGACTTATCATCTTATACCactcaactctctctccccccccaccccccaccccacccccttcttaaATTAAGCGAAAGTACTGCACCCTTACTGTTAGTCATTGTCACCTGCTCAAAATTGATGTCTGGATAGATGGACTGGACAAAGCGTCCAGCATTGCTGTTGGTTTTGTCAGCGTCGTCATCACCAAATCAAAGATCAGACAAGATAGATGCAGCTCTCATTGTTGTTACCATTCACAATCATCTGTACAgcctgcaaagttgtgtaaatccgTAGACTGGGACTTGTACCTTAGATGGACAAAAGTTTATGATGCAAACCCACTTTTCAGGTGCACTTCATGAAGTCCAGTCAGTGAAACATTATCCAGAAGAAAGGGGCCCTGGACCTGACGTATACattaaactaactgttcagattctgtttgtgtgcattgaACCAAACTCTGATG is a window of Babylonia areolata isolate BAREFJ2019XMU chromosome 5, ASM4173473v1, whole genome shotgun sequence DNA encoding:
- the LOC143282527 gene encoding galanin receptor type 2-like gives rise to the protein MASPPTPTPPPPNDTWSFNSSDADNNNVTQATRPPINIDDIFLIILKTFPDYRDSLALGRYGCAVQVGVGTVTNLLTVMVMTRRSLLTSTTCFYFALLAVADLFVLYFSCLRRLLYVINDNDDVFVQHDWACHLLNFLAYFSYDFSSWVLTVMTIDRYIAIRFPLRSAAICTIRNACFAVVGVVLLCTAKNCHFFFTFEKTPRSGCLGLDAHADFLDEVWPWIDAALYSFLPFFLLFLFNILIIHRHRQALKQQRSLHAATNGARVNRFNQRLTTMLLVVSFTFMLMTAPKVVLFCIRREVFKLVTPEGRINFPVIAQYSLISAIFDFLMWTNHTINFFLYCLSGTRFRQELLRMLSQWFLYLRCNCKQHARVSASNQCGAHKHVTHTRGRQPSERRGSSTSVISDDVAPAPAQLPQETEDALTRVTRWATVTFVETQQGQGQQ